Proteins from a genomic interval of Cygnus olor isolate bCygOlo1 chromosome 9, bCygOlo1.pri.v2, whole genome shotgun sequence:
- the MAP6D1 gene encoding MAP6 domain-containing protein 1 isoform X3 has protein sequence MAWPCISRVCCLARFWSQLDKSDLSVPLTIHNYSAIDEPEEAAGGPESGGASPPPRGCRRPPAAPRPRAAPGQPGGRRKGPAGEPPAAETQYRRDFRAWPLPRRAPFPWGGGRAGAEPPAVPAAAPSRAACPLPGPGGPEQLRPRSPPAGGHTTSYRQEYRPWTGAKPSKPIKTKQGFIIPEDHFVQETSYKADFKAPSRILNV, from the exons ATGGCCTGGCCCTGCATCAGCCGGGTGTGCTGCCTGGCGCGCTTCTGGAGCCAGCTGGACAAGTCGGACCTCTCCGTGCCGCTCACCATCCACAACTACTCGGCCATCGACGAGCCCGAGGAGGCGGCCGGGGGGCCCGAGAGCGGCGGCgcttcccccccgccccggggctgccgccgcccgcccgccgccccccgcccgcggGCCGCCCCCGGGCAGCCGGGGGGCCGCAGGAAGGGCCCTGCCGGGGAGCCCCCGGCGGCGGAGACGCAGTACCGCCGGGACTTCCGAGCCTGGCCGCTCCCGCGGCGGGCACCCTTCCCCtggggcggcggccgggccggggccgagccccccgccgtgcccgcggccgccccgaGCCGCGCCGcctgccccctgcccggccccggcggccccgAGCAGCTCCGGCCCCGCTCGCCGCCGGCCGGCGGCCACACCACGTCCTACAG GCAAGAGTATCGCCCTTGGACTGGAGCAAAACCATCCAAGCCTATAAAGACAAAGCAAGGCTTCATTATCCCAGAAGACCATTTTGTTCAAGAGACAAGTTACAAGGCAGATTTTAag
- the MAP6D1 gene encoding MAP6 domain-containing protein 1 isoform X2 has product MAWPCISRVCCLARFWSQLDKSDLSVPLTIHNYSAIDEPEEAAGGPESGGASPPPRGCRRPPAAPRPRAAPGQPGGRRKGPAGEPPAAETQYRRDFRAWPLPRRAPFPWGGGRAGAEPPAVPAAAPSRAACPLPGPGGPEQLRPRSPPAGGHTTSYRQEYRPWTGAKPSKPIKTKQGFIIPEDHFVQETSYKADFKLKSMANLMNFGDSANT; this is encoded by the exons ATGGCCTGGCCCTGCATCAGCCGGGTGTGCTGCCTGGCGCGCTTCTGGAGCCAGCTGGACAAGTCGGACCTCTCCGTGCCGCTCACCATCCACAACTACTCGGCCATCGACGAGCCCGAGGAGGCGGCCGGGGGGCCCGAGAGCGGCGGCgcttcccccccgccccggggctgccgccgcccgcccgccgccccccgcccgcggGCCGCCCCCGGGCAGCCGGGGGGCCGCAGGAAGGGCCCTGCCGGGGAGCCCCCGGCGGCGGAGACGCAGTACCGCCGGGACTTCCGAGCCTGGCCGCTCCCGCGGCGGGCACCCTTCCCCtggggcggcggccgggccggggccgagccccccgccgtgcccgcggccgccccgaGCCGCGCCGcctgccccctgcccggccccggcggccccgAGCAGCTCCGGCCCCGCTCGCCGCCGGCCGGCGGCCACACCACGTCCTACAG GCAAGAGTATCGCCCTTGGACTGGAGCAAAACCATCCAAGCCTATAAAGACAAAGCAAGGCTTCATTATCCCAGAAGACCATTTTGTTCAAGAGACAAGTTACAAGGCAGATTTTAag